From the Paenibacillus sp. FSL H8-0548 genome, one window contains:
- a CDS encoding TadE/TadG family type IV pilus assembly protein — translation MYAHKMKVKLLCLLRKEQGSFTLESTIVFPLLLGLILLFILFGMYMYQKVIVYYAASTTAERAAYSWDNSSREARNGMLTNLSYDGLYWRISEDKLLGSLFGTSEEEGTAVVALPLMEAKAEENDPLANRKLKQSVEWIGKAGLAYEGQVSYERSAVKKTIEVKLKAPLSNQLVEKSWLRRESKSVAAASVVDPVEFIRSVDLVRYYYAKFSKGAGGGEQSRSRAGQALAPYKGSMQEEKSK, via the coding sequence ATGTACGCACATAAAATGAAGGTTAAGCTGCTATGCTTGCTGAGAAAAGAGCAGGGCAGCTTCACGCTGGAGTCGACGATCGTATTTCCACTGCTGCTGGGACTGATTTTATTATTCATTTTGTTTGGCATGTATATGTATCAGAAGGTGATCGTTTATTACGCCGCATCAACAACGGCTGAGCGAGCGGCGTACAGCTGGGATAACAGCTCTCGCGAGGCGAGGAATGGCATGCTGACTAACCTTAGCTACGATGGGCTTTACTGGCGAATTAGCGAGGATAAGCTGCTTGGCAGCTTGTTTGGAACAAGTGAAGAAGAGGGTACAGCAGTCGTGGCACTTCCTCTTATGGAAGCGAAGGCTGAGGAGAATGATCCTTTGGCAAACCGAAAATTGAAGCAATCGGTGGAATGGATAGGCAAAGCTGGGCTTGCATACGAAGGACAAGTTAGCTATGAGCGAAGCGCAGTTAAGAAAACCATTGAGGTAAAGCTGAAAGCACCGTTGTCGAATCAGCTGGTAGAGAAGAGCTGGCTGCGGCGTGAGTCCAAAAGTGTTGCAGCTGCCTCTGTGGTTGACCCAGTGGAGTTTATAAGAAGTGTCGATCTTGTAAGGTACTACTATGCTAAGTTTTCGAAAGGGGCAGGCGGAGGGGAACAATCGAGATCGCGAGCGGGACAGGCTTTAGCTCCTTATAAAGGATCAATGCAGGAGGAGAAATCAAAATGA
- a CDS encoding Flp1 family type IVb pilin — MKKLAKAIQSFWTEEEGLGTLEIILIIAVVIIIALLFKDWIIELIERLMGKADDEADKIFS; from the coding sequence ATGAAAAAGCTAGCTAAAGCAATTCAATCATTTTGGACAGAAGAAGAGGGCCTCGGTACGTTAGAAATTATTTTGATTATTGCAGTTGTTATTATTATTGCTTTGCTGTTCAAGGATTGGATTATTGAGCTTATTGAGAGACTTATGGGAAAAGCAGATGATGAAGCGGATAAAATTTTCAGTTAG
- a CDS encoding A24 family peptidase yields MNITQLVAAGLFLAIAFIVDIRKQIIPNWLTAASFAAAIVYHAVLGGMEGITAALIGAAAGFFPLLLLHLAKGIGAGDVKLFAALGAWLGVWTVLQVLLYSILYAGAIGICLVIMNRTFGKRLVEGATAIFVPAVGWRKQQWLQWARSGKKFPFMLAVAPAAITVWSIIS; encoded by the coding sequence GTGAATATTACTCAGCTAGTGGCAGCAGGCTTGTTTTTGGCTATCGCTTTTATTGTTGACATTAGAAAACAGATCATTCCGAATTGGCTGACAGCTGCTTCCTTTGCTGCGGCAATTGTTTATCATGCTGTTCTAGGTGGGATGGAGGGCATAACAGCAGCTTTAATAGGGGCAGCCGCAGGTTTTTTTCCATTGCTGCTGCTTCATCTGGCGAAAGGGATCGGTGCTGGAGATGTCAAGCTGTTTGCTGCTTTAGGCGCTTGGCTAGGTGTATGGACTGTTCTGCAAGTGCTGCTGTATTCGATTTTGTATGCAGGCGCAATTGGCATATGTCTAGTTATTATGAATCGTACGTTTGGAAAACGATTGGTGGAGGGGGCAACTGCTATTTTTGTGCCTGCTGTGGGCTGGAGGAAGCAGCAATGGCTGCAATGGGCGAGGTCGGGCAAAAAATTTCCGTTTATGCTGGCTGTCGCCCCTGCTGCAATAACAGTGTGGTCTATCATTAGTTAA
- a CDS encoding TadE/TadG family type IV pilus assembly protein gives MRRHRRLAAPINYRPKENERGSIVVEAALVMPMIIVVLLVFVTLIRLCAVQMALHSAASQTVRQIAAHIHPIELAWQQAADKQPVEERTLLPTSTWSEIAAEAAEWLPDPAGELVSSALRGDFRPLQNMAATEIGRAVVEPLLKQFADAAIIDQERLSLGWLSLPDLDKENESYLTIAVEYEFPLKLPFYNKPIILKEQASERVWISDALPARYGTENNQADHIPIQIVAIEPTPLRPGRKATVTVKTVPGAAISLGVMYKSGSSKAKHLGEATADADGYVKWTWHVSGNTTPGIWELTASEVNKESNRVAMHFVVEKSSSGS, from the coding sequence ATGAGACGACACAGACGATTGGCGGCTCCTATTAATTATCGGCCTAAGGAAAATGAGCGAGGGTCAATAGTCGTAGAAGCCGCGTTAGTTATGCCTATGATTATCGTTGTACTTCTAGTCTTTGTAACATTGATCCGGTTGTGTGCCGTGCAAATGGCGTTGCATTCAGCCGCTTCCCAGACAGTAAGACAAATTGCGGCACATATACATCCGATCGAGCTAGCATGGCAGCAAGCAGCAGATAAACAGCCTGTGGAAGAGCGAACGCTGCTGCCAACATCTACTTGGAGTGAGATTGCGGCAGAAGCAGCGGAATGGCTGCCTGACCCAGCAGGAGAACTGGTATCATCTGCGCTGCGTGGCGATTTCCGTCCGCTGCAAAATATGGCTGCTACAGAAATTGGCCGTGCTGTTGTCGAGCCATTGTTAAAACAATTTGCTGATGCCGCAATTATTGATCAGGAGCGGCTAAGCTTAGGCTGGCTGTCACTGCCTGATCTTGATAAGGAAAACGAGTCTTATTTGACGATTGCTGTAGAATATGAATTTCCATTAAAGCTGCCCTTCTATAACAAGCCGATTATTCTTAAGGAGCAAGCCTCTGAGCGGGTTTGGATAAGCGACGCTCTCCCTGCAAGGTATGGCACGGAGAACAATCAAGCGGATCATATTCCAATTCAGATTGTAGCTATTGAGCCGACGCCCTTGCGGCCGGGACGAAAGGCAACTGTAACGGTGAAGACGGTGCCGGGCGCTGCCATCTCTTTGGGTGTCATGTACAAGAGCGGGTCAAGCAAAGCGAAGCATTTGGGGGAAGCGACGGCTGATGCCGATGGTTACGTAAAGTGGACTTGGCATGTATCAGGCAATACGACGCCTGGCATTTGGGAGCTAACTGCTTCTGAGGTGAATAAGGAGAGCAACAGAGTAGCGATGCATTTTGTTGTTGAGAAGAGCAGCAGTGGAAGCTAA
- a CDS encoding DUF6382 domain-containing protein, producing the protein MQSFRIDFTMNQEHEMMLDRESGIYRSELDEIELHMLHSEQIPNFLPIDWFEMDGKVTFRYKLSGMKMLLHRLQQQPLTMEQYYTLILGITDALFECKNYMLRPEGCLLDEQYIFIGEDLHHIRIAYVPMKGGPEDQTIGAGDLLYLIVRFTSYIDHIDGEGLQRVLQPLAAKRWPLAELRAILLELIGTSPVAKPLRVEPEIKEQNLWHRSAQQLQPSSVPSELHYSDSVDYKAELNDQDRSIKAVEDALYLEESDDDEDEPNTKRKWIMAAGLIIAISCVWRFVYFAMETRQALLISSGLTLLLLSFFLLAVRRREIKQGYSKEDDMDWSRQRSIDGLFTEPSNRNVELERNATEPEMYAGALREQGADQPSAPLRVVVSNPVDTKVEPTMLIGRNTHQPPQAVEAEIWLQRSWEGQLSRLDLEEEFFRIGRMGERLSYEELASGVSRLHLEIENLKGEYRAKDLGSRNGSLLNGQAMIPYKSYKLAIGDIIHLAGVTGPSYELKKGDVNSGLSAAY; encoded by the coding sequence ATGCAGAGCTTTCGAATTGATTTTACAATGAATCAGGAGCATGAAATGATGCTGGATCGAGAGAGCGGCATTTATAGGAGCGAGCTGGATGAGATAGAGCTTCATATGCTGCACAGCGAACAGATACCGAATTTCCTGCCGATAGATTGGTTTGAGATGGACGGTAAAGTAACCTTTCGCTATAAGCTGTCGGGGATGAAGATGCTCCTGCATCGCCTGCAGCAGCAGCCGCTCACAATGGAACAATATTATACGCTTATATTAGGAATTACGGATGCGCTTTTTGAATGCAAAAATTATATGCTGCGGCCTGAGGGCTGTCTGCTTGATGAGCAGTATATCTTTATCGGAGAGGATCTTCATCATATTCGCATTGCCTACGTTCCGATGAAAGGAGGGCCAGAAGATCAAACGATCGGGGCGGGCGATCTCTTGTATCTTATTGTTCGGTTTACCTCCTATATTGACCATATAGACGGCGAGGGGCTGCAGCGTGTGCTCCAGCCATTAGCTGCTAAGCGATGGCCGCTTGCGGAGCTTCGGGCCATACTTTTAGAATTAATTGGAACGTCACCCGTTGCGAAGCCACTCCGAGTGGAGCCTGAAATAAAGGAGCAAAATTTATGGCATAGATCCGCACAGCAGCTGCAGCCGTCATCTGTTCCGTCAGAGCTGCACTATTCAGATTCAGTTGATTATAAAGCAGAGCTTAATGATCAGGATCGTTCTATTAAAGCTGTTGAAGATGCCTTGTATTTAGAAGAGTCTGATGATGATGAGGATGAGCCGAATACGAAGAGAAAATGGATCATGGCGGCCGGGCTTATCATTGCAATATCGTGCGTATGGCGTTTTGTTTATTTTGCTATGGAAACAAGGCAAGCTCTGCTCATCAGCTCTGGTCTAACCTTGCTTCTTCTATCATTTTTTTTGCTAGCAGTGAGAAGAAGAGAGATTAAGCAGGGATACTCCAAGGAGGATGATATGGATTGGTCTCGGCAGAGGTCTATCGATGGATTGTTCACGGAGCCAAGTAATAGGAATGTTGAGCTGGAGAGGAATGCTACGGAACCAGAAATGTACGCCGGAGCTCTTCGTGAACAAGGAGCAGATCAACCTTCGGCTCCACTGCGTGTAGTAGTTTCAAATCCAGTGGATACCAAAGTAGAGCCAACGATGCTGATCGGGCGCAATACTCATCAGCCGCCGCAGGCAGTTGAAGCGGAAATCTGGCTGCAAAGAAGCTGGGAGGGACAATTGAGTAGGCTGGATTTAGAAGAGGAGTTCTTTCGAATTGGACGAATGGGAGAGCGGTTGAGCTATGAAGAGCTAGCGAGTGGTGTTTCTCGTCTTCATTTGGAAATAGAAAACCTGAAGGGCGAATATAGAGCGAAGGATCTAGGTTCGAGAAATGGGAGCCTGCTGAATGGACAAGCGATGATCCCCTACAAAAGCTATAAGCTGGCTATAGGGGATATTATCCATTTAGCAGGTGTGACTGGCCCATCCTACGAGTTGAAAAAAGGGGACGTTAATTCTGGGTTATCTGCCGCCTACTAA